The Salvelinus fontinalis isolate EN_2023a chromosome 34, ASM2944872v1, whole genome shotgun sequence region ACTGTACAGTGCCGATGTGAAGTGTAGGATTGTGTTTTAAGTTTTCTTCAAGATCTTATTGCTCAATGTTTCTGCAGCCCTGTGATCCAGAAGATCCGGACAGACTGTTCAAAAGAGTTTGCAGAGTTTGAACGCTGCTTACTAGAGAACCAGAACTCACCTACCTCCTGTTCAGCACACGTAGCACGCTTCCTCGGCTGTGCAGAGACAGTGGACCTTGCCGGAGTGGGTGAGTGTTCACTGATTGTAGATCAGTCTCCGGCTCGTTCACAGCCCTCACTTGTCTTGTGATTGTACTAACTTTTGACTGATGCCCCTTGGCCTTGAGAGAGTGCTTTACATCAGCGTCTTTCATATTCGATCTTCAAGTACCCCCAAAAGTAAACATTAAAGGACTATCTTACTACGTGGTATAAACTGGGTCTTTCTGTCCTTTGTATTCATACCTGTCCAGTGTCCGTACGCCACAATGTATTTGTTAATCTCGGTTAACCCAAAACAAACATCTTGCGTCATTTTGTCATTTGTTTAGGTATTCTGTTTCTGAGAGATTACCTTTTTGAATACTTGGTGTAGTAGTTAAAGTGAATATATCTTCTCTTTCAGCAGTGAACCCGGTTCCTCAGCCCTCTTAGGACCCAGCATGGACCATCATCCATC contains the following coding sequences:
- the LOC129832846 gene encoding coiled-coil-helix-coiled-coil-helix domain-containing protein 5 isoform X2 — translated: MDITTKYCHKEMESYGQCVAAHPSTWQQHCQDLKMKVAQCTSSHPVIQKIRTDCSKEFAEFERCLLENQNSPTSCSAHVARFLGCAETVDLAGVAVNPVPQPS
- the LOC129832846 gene encoding coiled-coil-helix-coiled-coil-helix domain-containing protein 5 isoform X1, whose product is MQVAMDITTKYCHKEMESYGQCVAAHPSTWQQHCQDLKMKVAQCTSSHPVIQKIRTDCSKEFAEFERCLLENQNSPTSCSAHVARFLGCAETVDLAGVAVNPVPQPS